In Antennarius striatus isolate MH-2024 chromosome 8, ASM4005453v1, whole genome shotgun sequence, a single window of DNA contains:
- the LOC137600544 gene encoding calpain-2 catalytic subunit-like, which yields MSGIAQHLQHLRDQNQGIGTNSRAIRYQDQDYDSLRQQSLESGRLFQDPLFPAGPSALGFKDLGRNSYKVRGVTWKRPTELTSDPEFIISGATRTDICQGALGDCWLLAAIASLTLNEEVLARVVPPGQSFQDGEYAGIFHFEFWQFGEWVDVVVDDRLPVKDDELLFVHSAEGREFWSALLEKAYAKLNGCYEALSGGSTTEGFEDFTGGIAEVHVLDRPLPNLFHIIQKAQRRGSLMGCSIDITSTSDTEAVTYQKLVKGHAYSVTGTAEVDYRGDREQLIRIRNPWGQVEWTGAWSDDSSQWRYLSDDDRECLSHRSEDGEFWMSFSDFLRHYSRLEICNLTPDALSDDSASKWALSKFDGSWRRGSTAGGCRNYPDSFWTNPQFVIRLDEEDDDPDDGQRSCSLVVGLIQKNRRRMRKMGEDMQTVGYAIYKVPEELWGQRGVHLGQAFFLSNASAARSETFINLREVCSRLSLPPGEYLVVPSTFEPNKTGDFCVRVFTEKQADFQELDDPVECRVEQMEVDEDDVSERFRSLFDQLAGEDGEISAFELKVILNRVVPKRTDISTDGFTLGTCRNMVNLVDRNGSGKLGLTEFKVLWTKIDQYLKVYRAKDGDRTGTMSATEMRAAVEEAGFSLNNALHQVLVARYSAQDLTIDFDNFVSCLVRLEAMFNSFSSLEEDGSGTIRLGFFDWLNVTMM from the exons ATGTCGGGCATCGCGCAGCACCTGCAGCACCTCCGGGACCAGAACCAGGGCATCGGCACCAACAGCCGGGCCATCAGGTACCAGGACCAGGACTACGACAGTCTGCGGCAGCAGAGCCTCGAGTCGGGCCGGCTGTTCCAGGACCCGCTGTTCCCGGCCGGGCCGTCCGCCCTGGGCTTCAAGGACCTGGGCCGGAACTCCTACAAGGTCCGCGGGGTGACCTGGAAGAGACCGACG gagctgacctctgaccctgagTTTATCATCAGCGGAGCAACGAGGACTGATATATGTCAGGGGGCCCTGG GTGACTGCTGGCTGCTAGCGGCTATCGCCTCGCTGACGCTGAACGAGGAGGTTCTGGCTCGTGTGGTTCCTCCGGGGCAGAGCTTCCAGGACGGGGAGTACGCTGGGATCTTCCACTTCGAG TTCTGGCAGTTCGGTGAGTGGGTGGACGTGGTGGTGGACGACCGTCTGCCGGTCAAAGACGACGAGCTGCTATTCGTCCACTCGGCGGAGGGGCGGGAGTTCTGGAGCGCCCTGCTGGAGAAGGCCTACGCCAA GCTGAACGGCTGCTACGAGGCGCTGTCGGGGGGGTCCACCACCGAGGGCTTCGAGGACTTCACCGGGGGCATCGCCGAGGTGCACGTCCTGGACAGGCCCCTCCCCAACCTGTTCCACATCATCCAGAAGGCCCAGCGCCGCGGCTCGCTGATGGGCTGCTCCATCGAC ATCACCAGCACCTCCGACACCGAGGCGGTGACCTATCAGAAGCTGGTGAAGGGCCACGCCTACTCCGTGACGGGCACGGCCGAg GTGGATTACCGTGGCGACAGGGAGCAGCTGATCCGGATCAGGAACCCCTGGGGGCAGGTGGAGTGGACGGGCGCCTGGAGCGACGA CTCAAGCCAATGGCGTTACCTCAGCGACGACGACAGGGAGTGTCTGAGTCACCGCTCAGAGGACGGCGAGTTCTG GATGTCGTTCTCCGACTTCCTGCGCCACTACTCGCGCCTGGAGATCTGCAACCTGACGCCCGACGCCCTGAGCGACGACTCCGCCTCCAAGTGGGCGTTGTCCAAGTTCGATGGCAGCTGGAGGCGGGGCTCCACGGCTGGCGGCTGCAGGAACTACCCCG ACTCGTTCTGGACCAACCCCCAGTTCGTGATCCGATTGGACGAGGAGGACGACGACCCCGACGACGGGCAGCGCAGCTGCAGCCTGGTGGTGGGGCTGATCCAGAAGAACCGGCGCCGCATGAGGAAGATGGGCGAGGACATGCAGACGGTGGGCTACGCCATCTACAAG GTTCCTGAAGAG CTGTGGGGCCAGCGGGGCGTGCACCTGGGCCAGGCGTTCTTCCTGAGTAACGCGTCGGCCGCCCGCTCTGAGACCTTCATCAACCTGAGGGAGGTGTGCAGCCGCTTGTCGCTGCCGCCGGGCGAGTACCTGGTGGTGCCCTCCACCTTCGAGCCCAACAAGACGGGCGACTTCTGCGTGCGGGTGTTCACCGAGAAGCAGGCCGACTTCCA GGAGCTGGACGACCCCGTTGAGTGCCGGGTGGAGCag ATGGAGGTGGACGAGGACGACGTGAGCGAGCGCTTCAGGAGCCTGTTCGACCAGCTGGCGGGAGag GACGGCGAGATCTCCGCCTTCGAGCTGAAGGTCATCCTGAACCGGGTGGTGCCCAAAC GAACCGACATCTCCACCGACGGCTTCACCCTGGGGACCTGCCGCAACATGGTCAACCTGGTGGAC AGGAACGGCAGTGGGAAGCTGGGCCTGACGGAGTTCAAGGTGCTGTGGACCAAGATCGACCAGTACCTG AAAGTGTACCGAGCCAAAGACGGGGACCGGACGGGGACGATGAGCGCCACGGAGATGAGGGCGGCGGTGGAGGAGGCTG GGTTCAGCCTGAACAACGCCCTCCATCAGGTGCTGGTGGCGCGCTACAGCGCTCAGGACCTCACCATCGACTTTGACAACTTTGTGAGCTGTCTGGTCCGCCTGGAGGCCATGTTCA ATTCCTTCTCCTCCCTGGAGGAAGACGGCTCAGGAACGATTCGGCTCGGCTTCTTCGAC TGGCTCAATGTGACCATGATGTGA
- the aars2 gene encoding alanine--tRNA ligase, mitochondrial isoform X1 — protein MNRLVARGLRPPYRPPYRPPYRPPYRPPLRASPHSARALSRAAPRLPAARVRSGFLDFFRDQQGHRLVPSAPVLPRGDPSLLFVNAGMNQFKPLLLGAVDPRSEMASYRRVANSQKCVRAGGKHNDLEDVGRDHTHHTFFEMLGSWSFGDYFKEGACSMAWSLLTEHYGIPADRLYVSYFAGDAGAGLPADEETRLIWLDVGVPPGRVLPFGLKDNFWEMGDTGPCGPCTEIHYDHVGGRDAAPLVNAGSPDVVEIWNLVFMQYNREADRRLRLLPQFSVDTGMGLERLVGVLQGQRSNYDTDLFTPLLDAIQQRSGAGPYAGRTGAADQGRVDMAYRVVADHARTLAVCIADGVHPGMSGPELVLRRILRRAVRFCVEVLQAPQGSLASLVPTVCHSLGDVYPELHREKDRVMDLINENEDQFLAALRRGSQLIQRTLDRKDYKHGGFPAAVVWSLHRDLGFPLDLVDLMLEERGVQVDLQELERLKAENQQLMSDLRSGAPPQLTLDVHTLAALQQSVPHTDDTLKYRYRLERDRYVFPACTATVLALYDGGALVPEVGGGQRCGVILDRTSFYSQQGGQAYDQGYFTRDGPQHVPCPVEAVVTVGGYVLHQVRAADRLRTGDQVELHLDQVHRWSCMVKHTATHLLNFSLREVLGPGVQQRGAHVSAERLRFDFTAKGSLSIPQLEQVEGRVRDIIAANHVVHSQELSLETARGIGGLRTVDEVYPDPVRVVSVGVPISELLDGQTETKTSVELCCGTHLLRTGAIQDLVIVSEKQIVKGISRVVAVTGREATKAREAAQVLTQQVNALSARLTSSALDLDFAQRLSKDVGIVSDAVDTTPIPQGRRRDLQLRLRSLQRSSNTRVRKLEAREAAVRAQALLEKSGVKEVLVDAVEAESLSVVMKTVNQLSAATPQSHVMLLALQRHSGKILCACQVPKDSASLSATDWAAAVCAHLGGGSATGSALVARGTGSSGDITEALRTRRDVSQSEMRCCPVSMLMLLKELKISPAHNSTGEPVIGRLSDQ, from the exons ATGAACCGACTCGTGGCCCGGGGGCTGCGGCCGCCCTACCGGCCGCCCTACCGGCCGCCCTACCGGCCGCCCTACCGGCCGCCGCTCCGCGCCTCTCCCCACTCGGCTCGCGCCCTGAGCCGCGCGGCTCCGCGGCTCCCCGCCGCCCGCGTGCGGAGCGGCTTCCTGGACTTCTTCCGGGACCAACAGGGACACCGGCTGGTCCCGTCCGCCCCGGTGCTGCCCAGGGGGGACCCCAGCCTGCTGTTCGTCAACGCCGGCATGAACCAG TTTAAGCCCCTCCTCCTGGGCGCGGTGGACCCCCGCAGCGAGATGGCGTCATACCGCCGTGTGGCCAACAGCCAGAAGTGCGTGCGGGCGGGGGGCAAGCACAACGACCTGGAGGACGTGGGGCGGGACCACACCCACCACACCTTCTTCGAGATGCTGGGCAGCTGGTCGTTTGGGGACTACTTCAAG GAGGGGGCGTGCAGCATGGCCTGGAGCCTCCTCACAGAGCATTATGGGATACCTGCCGACCGGCTGTACGTGTCGTACTTCGCCGGCGACGCGGGGGCGGGGCTGCCGGCCGACGAGGAGACTCGTCTCATCTGGTTGGACGTCGG ggtGCCCCCGGGGCGCGTCCTGCCGTTCGGGCTGAAGGACAACTTCTGGGAGATGGGGGACACGGGCCCCTGTGGCCCCTGCACCGAGATCCACTACGACCACGTGGGGGGGCGGGACGCCGCCCCGCTGGTGAACGCCGGCAGCCCCGACGTGGTGGAGATCTGGAACCTGGTCTTcatgcagtacaacag GGAGGCGGACCGCCGGCTGAGGCTCCTCCCCCAGTTCAGCGTGGACACGGGGATGGGGCTGGAGAGGCTGGTGGGGGTCCtgcagggtcaaaggtcaaactacGACACCGACCTGTTCACGCCGCTGCTCGACGCTATCCAGCAG AGGTCGGGGGCGGGGCCATACGCGGGCAGGACGGGGGCGGCGGACCAGGGGCGGGTGGACATGGCGTACCGGGTGGTGGCGGACCACGCCCGGACCCTGGCGGTCTGCATCGCTGACGGCGTCCATCCTGGCATGTCGGGCCCCGA gttGGTCCTCAGGAGGATCCTGCGCCGGGCGGTCCGCTTCTGTGTGGAGGTCCTTCAGGCGCCGCAGGGCAGCCTGGCCAGCCTGGTGCCCACCGTCTGCCACAGCCTG GGTGATGTGTATCCAGAGCTCCACAGGGAGAAAGACCGG GTGATGGACCTGATCAACGAGAACGAGGACCAGTTCCTGGCGGCGCTGCGCCGCGGCAGCCAGCTGATCCAGCGGACGCTGGACAGGAAGGACTACAAACATGGAGGCTTCCCCG ctgcagTGGTCTGGTCTCTCCACAGGGATCTGGGGTTTCCTCTGGACCTGGTGGACCTGAtgctggaggagaggggggTCCAGGTGGACCTCCAGGAGCTGGAGCGTCTGAAGGCCGAGAACCAGCAG CTGATGTCCGACCTGCGCTCGGGGGCCCCCCCTCAGCTGACACTGGACGTCCACACGCTGGCGGCGCTGCAGCAGAGTGTCCCCCACACTGACGACACCCTGAAGTACCGGTACCGCCTGGAGCGGGACCGATACg tgttcccagcatgcactgcgaCGGTCCTGGCGCTGTACGACGGGGGGGCTCTGGTgccagaggtgggggggggccaGCGCTGCGGCGTCATCCTGGACCGCACCTCCTTCTACTCCCAGCAGGGGGGGCAGGCGTACGACCAGGGCTACTTCACACGGGACGGCCCGCAG cacGTCCCGTGTCCTGTGGAGGCCGTGGTCACAGTGGGGGGGTACGTGCTCCATCAGGTGAGGGCGGCGGACCGCCTGAGGACCGGCGACCAGGTGGAGCTGCACCTGGACCAG gtgcaCAGGTGGTCCTGTATGGTCAAACACACGGCGACACACCTCCTGAACTTCAGCCTGAGGGAGGTGCTGGGGCCGGGGGTGCAGCAGAGGGGGGCGCACGTGTCGGCGGAACGGCTGCGCTTCGACTTCACCGCCAAG GGCTCACTGAGCATTCCTCAGCTGGAGCAGGTAGAGGGGCGTGTCCGTGACATCATCGCAGCCAATCACGTCGTCCACAGCCAGGAGCTTTCTCTGGAGACTGCCAGGGGCATCGGGGGGCTGAGGACGGTGGACGAg GTGTACCCTGACCCGGTGAGGGTGGTGTCGGTGGGGGTTCCAATCTCTGAGCTGCTGGACGGTCAGACGGAGACGAAGACGTCTGTGGAGCTCTGCTGTGGAAC CCACCTGCTGCGGACCGGGGCGATCCAGGATCTGGTGATCGTGTCAGAGAAACAGATTGTGAAGGGAATCAGTCGCGTTGTCGCGGTAACGGGACGCGAAGCCACAAAG GCTCGGGAGGCGGCTCAGGTGCTGACTCAGCAGGTCAACGCCCTGTCTGCCAGACTCACAAGCTCCGCCCTCGACCTGGACTTCGCCCAGCGTCTCTCCAAGGACGTCGGCATCGTCTCTGAT GCGGTGGACACCACGCCCATCCCCCAGGGGCGGCGCCGGGACCTGCAGCTCCGCCTACGCAGCCTGCAGAGGTCCAGTAACACGCGAgtgaggaagctggaggccagAGAG GCGGCCGTCAGGGCACAGGCGCTGCTGGAGAAGAGCGGCGTGAAGGAGGTGCTGGTGGACGCGGTGGAGGCGGAGTCTCTGTCG GTTGTGATGAAGACGGTGAACCAGCTGAGCGCCGCCACCCCTCAAAGCCACGTGATGCTGCTCGCTCTCCAGAGGCATTCTGGGAAAATCCTCTGTGCCTGTCAGGTTCCCAAG GATTCGGCATCCCTCTCTGCGACTGACTGGGCGGCGGCGGTATGTGCTCACCTGGGCGGGGGCAGCGCCACCGGCTCCGCGCTGGTTGCCAGGGGAACGGGAAGCAGCGGTGACATCACTGAAGCGCTGAG GACGCGCCGAgacgtcagccaatcagaaatgCGCTGCTGtcctgttagcatgctaatgttgCTGAAAGAACTAAAAATTAGCCCCGCCCACAACTCCACTGGGGAGCCTGTGATTGGACGACTGTCAGACCAATAA
- the aars2 gene encoding alanine--tRNA ligase, mitochondrial isoform X2, which produces MNRLVARGLRPPYRPPYRPPYRPPYRPPLRASPHSARALSRAAPRLPAARVRSGFLDFFRDQQGHRLVPSAPVLPRGDPSLLFVNAGMNQFKPLLLGAVDPRSEMASYRRVANSQKCVRAGGKHNDLEDVGRDHTHHTFFEMLGSWSFGDYFKEGACSMAWSLLTEHYGIPADRLYVSYFAGDAGAGLPADEETRLIWLDVGVPPGRVLPFGLKDNFWEMGDTGPCGPCTEIHYDHVGGRDAAPLVNAGSPDVVEIWNLVFMQYNREADRRLRLLPQFSVDTGMGLERLVGVLQGQRSNYDTDLFTPLLDAIQQRSGAGPYAGRTGAADQGRVDMAYRVVADHARTLAVCIADGVHPGMSGPELVLRRILRRAVRFCVEVLQAPQGSLASLVPTVCHSLGDVYPELHREKDRVMDLINENEDQFLAALRRGSQLIQRTLDRKDYKHGGFPAAVVWSLHRDLGFPLDLVDLMLEERGVQVDLQELERLKAENQQLMSDLRSGAPPQLTLDVHTLAALQQSVPHTDDTLKYRYRLERDRYVFPACTATVLALYDGGALVPEVGGGQRCGVILDRTSFYSQQGGQAYDQGYFTRDGPQHVPCPVEAVVTVGGYVLHQVRAADRLRTGDQVELHLDQVHRWSCMVKHTATHLLNFSLREVLGPGVQQRGAHVSAERLRFDFTAKGSLSIPQLEQVEGRVRDIIAANHVVHSQELSLETARGIGGLRTVDEVYPDPVRVVSVGVPISELLDGQTETKTSVELCCGTHLLRTGAIQDLVIVSEKQIVKGISRVVAVTGREATKAREAAQVLTQQVNALSARLTSSALDLDFAQRLSKDVGIVSDVCGGHHAHPPGAAPGPAAPPTQPAEVQ; this is translated from the exons ATGAACCGACTCGTGGCCCGGGGGCTGCGGCCGCCCTACCGGCCGCCCTACCGGCCGCCCTACCGGCCGCCCTACCGGCCGCCGCTCCGCGCCTCTCCCCACTCGGCTCGCGCCCTGAGCCGCGCGGCTCCGCGGCTCCCCGCCGCCCGCGTGCGGAGCGGCTTCCTGGACTTCTTCCGGGACCAACAGGGACACCGGCTGGTCCCGTCCGCCCCGGTGCTGCCCAGGGGGGACCCCAGCCTGCTGTTCGTCAACGCCGGCATGAACCAG TTTAAGCCCCTCCTCCTGGGCGCGGTGGACCCCCGCAGCGAGATGGCGTCATACCGCCGTGTGGCCAACAGCCAGAAGTGCGTGCGGGCGGGGGGCAAGCACAACGACCTGGAGGACGTGGGGCGGGACCACACCCACCACACCTTCTTCGAGATGCTGGGCAGCTGGTCGTTTGGGGACTACTTCAAG GAGGGGGCGTGCAGCATGGCCTGGAGCCTCCTCACAGAGCATTATGGGATACCTGCCGACCGGCTGTACGTGTCGTACTTCGCCGGCGACGCGGGGGCGGGGCTGCCGGCCGACGAGGAGACTCGTCTCATCTGGTTGGACGTCGG ggtGCCCCCGGGGCGCGTCCTGCCGTTCGGGCTGAAGGACAACTTCTGGGAGATGGGGGACACGGGCCCCTGTGGCCCCTGCACCGAGATCCACTACGACCACGTGGGGGGGCGGGACGCCGCCCCGCTGGTGAACGCCGGCAGCCCCGACGTGGTGGAGATCTGGAACCTGGTCTTcatgcagtacaacag GGAGGCGGACCGCCGGCTGAGGCTCCTCCCCCAGTTCAGCGTGGACACGGGGATGGGGCTGGAGAGGCTGGTGGGGGTCCtgcagggtcaaaggtcaaactacGACACCGACCTGTTCACGCCGCTGCTCGACGCTATCCAGCAG AGGTCGGGGGCGGGGCCATACGCGGGCAGGACGGGGGCGGCGGACCAGGGGCGGGTGGACATGGCGTACCGGGTGGTGGCGGACCACGCCCGGACCCTGGCGGTCTGCATCGCTGACGGCGTCCATCCTGGCATGTCGGGCCCCGA gttGGTCCTCAGGAGGATCCTGCGCCGGGCGGTCCGCTTCTGTGTGGAGGTCCTTCAGGCGCCGCAGGGCAGCCTGGCCAGCCTGGTGCCCACCGTCTGCCACAGCCTG GGTGATGTGTATCCAGAGCTCCACAGGGAGAAAGACCGG GTGATGGACCTGATCAACGAGAACGAGGACCAGTTCCTGGCGGCGCTGCGCCGCGGCAGCCAGCTGATCCAGCGGACGCTGGACAGGAAGGACTACAAACATGGAGGCTTCCCCG ctgcagTGGTCTGGTCTCTCCACAGGGATCTGGGGTTTCCTCTGGACCTGGTGGACCTGAtgctggaggagaggggggTCCAGGTGGACCTCCAGGAGCTGGAGCGTCTGAAGGCCGAGAACCAGCAG CTGATGTCCGACCTGCGCTCGGGGGCCCCCCCTCAGCTGACACTGGACGTCCACACGCTGGCGGCGCTGCAGCAGAGTGTCCCCCACACTGACGACACCCTGAAGTACCGGTACCGCCTGGAGCGGGACCGATACg tgttcccagcatgcactgcgaCGGTCCTGGCGCTGTACGACGGGGGGGCTCTGGTgccagaggtgggggggggccaGCGCTGCGGCGTCATCCTGGACCGCACCTCCTTCTACTCCCAGCAGGGGGGGCAGGCGTACGACCAGGGCTACTTCACACGGGACGGCCCGCAG cacGTCCCGTGTCCTGTGGAGGCCGTGGTCACAGTGGGGGGGTACGTGCTCCATCAGGTGAGGGCGGCGGACCGCCTGAGGACCGGCGACCAGGTGGAGCTGCACCTGGACCAG gtgcaCAGGTGGTCCTGTATGGTCAAACACACGGCGACACACCTCCTGAACTTCAGCCTGAGGGAGGTGCTGGGGCCGGGGGTGCAGCAGAGGGGGGCGCACGTGTCGGCGGAACGGCTGCGCTTCGACTTCACCGCCAAG GGCTCACTGAGCATTCCTCAGCTGGAGCAGGTAGAGGGGCGTGTCCGTGACATCATCGCAGCCAATCACGTCGTCCACAGCCAGGAGCTTTCTCTGGAGACTGCCAGGGGCATCGGGGGGCTGAGGACGGTGGACGAg GTGTACCCTGACCCGGTGAGGGTGGTGTCGGTGGGGGTTCCAATCTCTGAGCTGCTGGACGGTCAGACGGAGACGAAGACGTCTGTGGAGCTCTGCTGTGGAAC CCACCTGCTGCGGACCGGGGCGATCCAGGATCTGGTGATCGTGTCAGAGAAACAGATTGTGAAGGGAATCAGTCGCGTTGTCGCGGTAACGGGACGCGAAGCCACAAAG GCTCGGGAGGCGGCTCAGGTGCTGACTCAGCAGGTCAACGCCCTGTCTGCCAGACTCACAAGCTCCGCCCTCGACCTGGACTTCGCCCAGCGTCTCTCCAAGGACGTCGGCATCGTCTCTGATGTAT GCGGTGGACACCACGCCCATCCCCCAGGGGCGGCGCCGGGACCTGCAGCTCCGCCTACGCAGCCTGCAGAGGTCCAGTAA
- the LOC137600100 gene encoding post-GPI attachment to proteins factor 4-like: MRRRWCSAPRWSSPAVQLLVLSAGTLCALLPLCRRLPFSYFYLRSVYLDAMSEEALQDGFRRGQDALRFWRGVPASPSGFRDVTPRPELLVAVVTARRREGGELHYLLQVMQQLRVLLEDCGPRRCAEVLVCDVEGGPLDNPDAARLEGHFQVIRRTPQEQERDRGRVNTFEREKRDYVFCLRRAWQLVAPRNLLVLEDDALPGRDFFAVVRDLLGRSFAAHTLYVKLYHPERLQRYWNPEPYRLLEWVGLGVVGASALLLALPRWNPCALAFTPCPAHLLLLTLYFMAAAELLGRHYLLEARRLSPQLYAVSPATECCTPAMLFPGNASQRAAAYLEGVACSKGNAKDTALYRLARARPGEHAHSVEPNLVAHIGAYSSVRPNPPRPKLL; encoded by the coding sequence ATGCGGCGGCGGTGGTGCAGCGCCCCCCGGTGGTCCAGCCCGGCGGTGCAGCTGCTGGTGCTGAGCGCCGGGACGCTGTGCGCGCTGCTGCCGCTCTGCCGCCGGCTGCCCTTCTCCTACTTCTACCTGCGCTCCGTCTACCTGGACGCCATGAGCGAGGAGGCGCTGCAGGACGGCTTCCGGCGCGGCCAGGACGCCCTCCGCTTCTGGCGGGGCGTCCCCGCCTCGCCCTCCGGGTTCAGGGACGTGACCCCGCGTCCGGAGCTGCTGGTCGCCGTGGTGACGGCCCGGCGGAGGGAGGGCGGCGAGCTCCACTACCTGCTCCAGGTGATGCAGCAGCTGAGGGTCCTCCTGGAGGATTGTGGGCCGCGGCGCTGCGCCGAGGTGCTGGTCTGTGACGTGGAAGGCGGGCCCCTGGACAACCCGGACGCCGCCCGGCTGGAGGGCCACTTCCAGGTGATCCGGCGGACCCCCCAGGAGCAGGAGCGTGACCGGGGGCGGGTCAACACCTTCGAGCGGGAGAAGCGGGACTATGTGTTCTGCCTGCGGAGGGCGTGGCAGCTGGTGGCGCCGCGGAACCTGCTGGTCCTGGAGGACGACGCCCTGCCGGGGCGGGACTTCTTCGCCGTGGTGCGTGACCTGCTGGGGCGGAGCTTCGCCGCCCACACGCTCTACGTGAAGCTGTACCACCCGGAGCGGCTGCAGCGCTACTGGAACCCGGAGCCCTACCGCCTGCTGGAGTGGGTGGGGCTGGGCGTGGTGGGGGCGTCGGCGCTGCTGCTCGCCCTCCCCCGCTGGAACCCGTGCGCCCTGGCCTTCACGCcctgccccgcccacctcctGCTGCTCACGCTCTACTTCATGGCGGCGGCGGAGCTGCTGGGGCGGCACTACCTGCTGGAGGCGCGCCGGCTGTCCCCCCAGCTGTACGCCGTGTCGCCCGCCACCGAGTGCTGCACGCCTGCCATGCTGTTCCCCGGCAACGCCTCCCAGCGGGCGGCGGCCTACCTGGAGGGCGTGGCCTGCTCCAAGGGCAACGCCAAGGACACGGCACTGTACCGGCTGGCGCGGGCGCGGCCCGGGGAACACGCCCACAGCGTGGAGCCCAACCTGGTCGCCCACATCGGGGCGTACTCCTCCGTCAGACCCAACCCCCCCCGACCCAAGCTCCTCTGA